The proteins below come from a single Necator americanus strain Aroian chromosome V, whole genome shotgun sequence genomic window:
- a CDS encoding hypothetical protein (NECATOR_CHRV.G18130.T1), producing MNMENLEEELNRRMRAAWAAFAPVREATDQLTRDQDRALLFDSTVLPALCYAAVMWADTAAASRRLLTTHTALERCLLKFNRRTQHLASLRSSDLRGMSRLRDPAEYLSKHRWAGHIMRRIDDRWTERTLEWIPRDAKRPRGRPTRWSDVFATRMEQLRAQVDTAQGPRQRHSRNMKTS from the coding sequence atgaacatggaaaacctggaggaagaactgaatagaaggatgagagcagcatgggcagcattcgcacccgtcagggaagctacggaccaactgactcGTGACCAAGATCGTGCCCTTCTGTTTGACtcaacagttcttccagcgctctgttacgcagcggtgatgtgggcagacaccgctgccgcCTCCAGGaggctacttactacccacacagcccttgagagatgccttctgaagtttaaccggcgcacacaacacctagccagtcttcgcagctccgacttaagaggaatgtcccgtcttcgcgacccagcggaatatttATCgaagcatagatgggccggtcacatcatgagaagaatcgacgatagatggactgaaagaacgctagagtggatcccaagagatgctaaacgccctcgagggagaccgacgagatggagtgacgtgttcgctacacggatggaacagctgagagctcaagtggatacggctcaaggacctcgtcaacgtcactcaagaaacatgaaaacatcTTAG
- a CDS encoding hypothetical protein (NECATOR_CHRV.G18132.T2), whose protein sequence is MDMGMVTLAAQEPPHRESSRLAATSVVSPNYNEIISTSVYEMLYKFRTGGVKTGNAKHKEDRKMAKNWGSFTIEPTVQTCATGPHSSSSAVGLKTLTTAPHRAHDRLWAAGCRSSPSFHIIMAHQPVPSYAPSCFALPADAISTEDMCRTVEGAIEYRKKIERFRDCKEIVRDLYKKPPTAPNYTAQQLEAVYASMQNMKVYRHNEESTADIPPPFLSFDEAFQDYPSILRELKKQSFTAPSPIQAQLWPALLKGNDCIGVSETGSGKTLGFLLPAFLHIEAQHGLYETGEKKPCPSVLVLTPTRELAQQIDREVKKYSYNGYKSVCLYGGVARLDQMKVCRSGVEIVIATPGRLADLADEGVISLATVSYLVLDEADRMLDLGFEPSIRRILCEIRPDRIIALTSATWPENVRQLAKKYTKDAIMVVVGSLNLTACSAVKQYFEFWEGSQKFDRLREIVHYLLHMHGPRFKMIIFVKAKAMVDFISSELCKCGIPAQGMHGGRSQLDRENVFRELRLGQCQILVATDLVSRGIHIADITHVLNYDFPGDIEEYVHRVGRTGRAGRTGEAMTFISWCDRMHAARLIALLEESKQHVPPALRRLAARHAERVAKLGPLPPRRSTEYSLVNVKC, encoded by the exons ATGGACATGGGTATGGTAACGCTTGCCGCCCAAGAACCACCACACCGCGAATCCTCCAGACTTGCCGCAACCAGTGTGGTCTCACCTAATTATAATGAAATCATCAGCACTTCTGTCTATGAAATGCTGTATAAGTTCAGAACTGGAGGTGTGAAAACGGGTAATGCAAAACACAAGGAAGACAGAAAGATGGCCAAAAATTGGGGATCGTTTACCATTGAACCTACCGTACAGACCTGCGCGACAGGACCCCACTCATCTAGCTCTGCTGTCGGACTCAAAACGCTCACTACAGCACCGCACCGTGCTCATGATCGACTATGGGCGGCTGGATGCCGCA GTAGTCCGAGCTTTCACATTATCATGGCACATCAACCAGTTCCTTCATATGCTCCGTCGTGTTTCGCACTTCCAGCCGATGCAATCAGCACAG AAGATATGTGCCGCACTGTTGAAGGGGCCATAGAGTACCGTAAGAAGATTGAACGTTTCCGAG acTGCAAGGAAATAGTGAGGGATCTCTACAAGAAGCCTCCCACCGCTCCAAACTATACAGCACAACAACTTGAAGCTGTATATGCCAGTATGCAGAATATGAAG GTCTACCGTCACAATGAGGAGTCGACTGCTGATATACCACCTCCTTTCTTGTCCTTTGATGAAGCATTCCAAGACTACC CATCCATTCTAAGAGAACTAAAGAAGCAGAGTTTCACAGCTCCGTCACCGATACAAGCACAGCTCTGGCCAGCActtcttaaaggcaac GACTGCATTGGTGTTTCTGAAACTGGATCAGGAAAAACTTTGGGGTTTCTCTTGCCTGCCTTCCTGCACATTGAAGCTCAGCATGG GCTCTACGAAACTGGAGAAAAGAAGCCATGCCCTTCCGTTCTAGTTCTTACGCCGACACGAGAATTGGCTCAACAAATTGACCGTGAGGTTAAGAAATATTCATACAATGGTTATAAAAG TGTTTGTTTATATGGTGGAGTCGCGCGTCTCGACCAGATGAAAGTGTGCCGAAGCGGAGTGGAAATAG TGATCGCAACTCCTGGCAGACTCGCGGACTTGGCCGACGAAGGTGTTATTTCGCTAGCTACTGTCTCCTATTTGGTACTGGATGAGGCAGACCGCATGCTTGATCTCGGCTTCGAGCCGTCTATTCGTCGAATTTTGTGCGAAATACGACCAGATCGTATTATTGCCCTTACTAG CGCAACTTGGCCTGAAAACGTTAGGCAACTAGCCAAGAAGTATACAAAGGATGCGATAATGGTTGTTGTTGGAAGCTTGAATCTTACT GCCTGCTCAGCTGTGAAACAGTATTTCGAATTTTGGGAGGGAAGCCAGAAGTTCGACCGATTACGTGAAATTGTTCATTACTTACTACATATGCATGGGCCTCGATTTAAAATGATCATTTTTGTGAAAGCGAAAGCTAT GGTTGATTTTATCTCATCTGAATTGTGCAAGTGCGGTATTCCTGCCCAGGGGATGCATGGTGGAAGGTCTCAACTAGACCGAGAAAATGTCTTCCGGGAATTACGCTTAGGACAG TGCCAAATTTTGGTGGCCACGGATTTGGTGAGCCGAGGCATCCACATAGCCGATATCAC GCATGTGTTGAATTATGATTTTCCTGGCGATATCGAGGAGTACGTCCACAGAGTCGGTAGAACTGGCAGGGCTGG GCGGACTGGAGAAGCGATGACATTCATTAGTTGGTGTGATCGAATGCATGCAGCACGACTAATTGCTCTCCTCGAAGAGAGTAAACAG CACGTGCCACCTGCACTGCGACGACTGGCTGCACGACACGCCGAAAGAGTGGCCAAATTGGGACCATTACCTCCAAGGAG aTCAACTGAATATTCACTTGTAAATGTTAAGTGTTGA
- a CDS encoding hypothetical protein (NECATOR_CHRV.G18132.T3), producing the protein MDMGMVTLAAQEPPHRESSRLAATSVVSPNYNEIISTSVYEMLYKFRTGGVKTGNAKHKEDRKMAKNWGSFTIEPTVQTCATGPHSSSSAVGLKTLTTAPHRAHDRLWAAGCRSSPSFHIIMAHQPVPSYAPSCFALPADAISTEDMCRTVEGAIEYRKKIERFRDCKEIVRDLYKKPPTAPNYTAQQLEAVYASMQNMKVYRHNEESTADIPPPFLSFDEAFQDYPSILRELKKQSFTAPSPIQAQLWPALLKGNDCIGVSETGSGKTLGFLLPAFLHIEAQHGLYETGEKKPCPSVLVLTPTRELAQQIDREVKKYSYNGYKSVCLYGGVARLDQMKVCRSGVEIVIATPGRLADLADEGVISLATVSYLVLDEADRMLDLGFEPSIRRILCEIRPDRIIALTSATWPENVRQLAKKYTKDAIMVVVGSLNLTACSAVKQYFEFWEGSQKFDRLREIVHYLLHMHGPRFKMIIFVKAKAMVDFISSELCKCGIPAQGMHGGRSQLDRENVFRELRLGQCQILVATDLVSRGIHIADITHVLNYDFPGDIEEYVHRVGRTGRAGRTGEAMTFISWCDRMHAARLIALLEESKQHVPPALRRLAARHAERVAKLGPLPPRRYRRNKQDDIN; encoded by the exons ATGGACATGGGTATGGTAACGCTTGCCGCCCAAGAACCACCACACCGCGAATCCTCCAGACTTGCCGCAACCAGTGTGGTCTCACCTAATTATAATGAAATCATCAGCACTTCTGTCTATGAAATGCTGTATAAGTTCAGAACTGGAGGTGTGAAAACGGGTAATGCAAAACACAAGGAAGACAGAAAGATGGCCAAAAATTGGGGATCGTTTACCATTGAACCTACCGTACAGACCTGCGCGACAGGACCCCACTCATCTAGCTCTGCTGTCGGACTCAAAACGCTCACTACAGCACCGCACCGTGCTCATGATCGACTATGGGCGGCTGGATGCCGCA GTAGTCCGAGCTTTCACATTATCATGGCACATCAACCAGTTCCTTCATATGCTCCGTCGTGTTTCGCACTTCCAGCCGATGCAATCAGCACAG AAGATATGTGCCGCACTGTTGAAGGGGCCATAGAGTACCGTAAGAAGATTGAACGTTTCCGAG acTGCAAGGAAATAGTGAGGGATCTCTACAAGAAGCCTCCCACCGCTCCAAACTATACAGCACAACAACTTGAAGCTGTATATGCCAGTATGCAGAATATGAAG GTCTACCGTCACAATGAGGAGTCGACTGCTGATATACCACCTCCTTTCTTGTCCTTTGATGAAGCATTCCAAGACTACC CATCCATTCTAAGAGAACTAAAGAAGCAGAGTTTCACAGCTCCGTCACCGATACAAGCACAGCTCTGGCCAGCActtcttaaaggcaac GACTGCATTGGTGTTTCTGAAACTGGATCAGGAAAAACTTTGGGGTTTCTCTTGCCTGCCTTCCTGCACATTGAAGCTCAGCATGG GCTCTACGAAACTGGAGAAAAGAAGCCATGCCCTTCCGTTCTAGTTCTTACGCCGACACGAGAATTGGCTCAACAAATTGACCGTGAGGTTAAGAAATATTCATACAATGGTTATAAAAG TGTTTGTTTATATGGTGGAGTCGCGCGTCTCGACCAGATGAAAGTGTGCCGAAGCGGAGTGGAAATAG TGATCGCAACTCCTGGCAGACTCGCGGACTTGGCCGACGAAGGTGTTATTTCGCTAGCTACTGTCTCCTATTTGGTACTGGATGAGGCAGACCGCATGCTTGATCTCGGCTTCGAGCCGTCTATTCGTCGAATTTTGTGCGAAATACGACCAGATCGTATTATTGCCCTTACTAG CGCAACTTGGCCTGAAAACGTTAGGCAACTAGCCAAGAAGTATACAAAGGATGCGATAATGGTTGTTGTTGGAAGCTTGAATCTTACT GCCTGCTCAGCTGTGAAACAGTATTTCGAATTTTGGGAGGGAAGCCAGAAGTTCGACCGATTACGTGAAATTGTTCATTACTTACTACATATGCATGGGCCTCGATTTAAAATGATCATTTTTGTGAAAGCGAAAGCTAT GGTTGATTTTATCTCATCTGAATTGTGCAAGTGCGGTATTCCTGCCCAGGGGATGCATGGTGGAAGGTCTCAACTAGACCGAGAAAATGTCTTCCGGGAATTACGCTTAGGACAG TGCCAAATTTTGGTGGCCACGGATTTGGTGAGCCGAGGCATCCACATAGCCGATATCAC GCATGTGTTGAATTATGATTTTCCTGGCGATATCGAGGAGTACGTCCACAGAGTCGGTAGAACTGGCAGGGCTGG GCGGACTGGAGAAGCGATGACATTCATTAGTTGGTGTGATCGAATGCATGCAGCACGACTAATTGCTCTCCTCGAAGAGAGTAAACAG CACGTGCCACCTGCACTGCGACGACTGGCTGCACGACACGCCGAAAGAGTGGCCAAATTGGGACCATTACCTCCAAGGAGGTATCGTCGAAACAAACAAGATGAT aTCAACTGA
- a CDS encoding hypothetical protein (NECATOR_CHRV.G18131.T2) produces the protein MIKEHLLSATKEDGSVDDDFILENSLSQGDGHIEEDPNVDYEMLLKGLRACAERASKPRTTSLDRTSKTSKELLERRRDLRLVLNASHTERQKKILEAAQRRASLKKCRRDLHGYNISTGLVRLLVLRWKSSR, from the exons ATGATAAAGGAGCAtttgctatcggcaacgaaggaggaTGGAAGCGTGGACGATGATTTCATACTCGAgaactccttgtcccaaggtgacggGCACATCgaagaggacccaaacgtggactacgagatgctgctcaaaggattacgagcctgtgccgaacgtgcctcgaagccgcgcacgacaagtTTGGATCGAACTTCGAAGACCagcaaggaattgttggaaagaagaagggattTGAGGCTTGTTCTGAATGCATCGCACactgagcg gcagaagaagatcctagaagcagcacaaaggaGAGcaagtctaaagaagtgccgcagggatctccacGGCTATAATATTTCGACGGGACTCGTACGTCTTCTCGTcttgagatggaaatcatcacGATGA
- a CDS encoding hypothetical protein (NECATOR_CHRV.G18129.T2) codes for MLYCLLFSTTVAASEVRGNTSCFDGKISSDGSVRTAEKEAKLWCSVMVSETHNLPLFEQRDCPSAGCHLYSTDDFYCCCDTHLCNTLSFFHLNRTRSYAKQYIGHFVILIIVIAKLLILLIINCGPPDPFDKNPRFEERIHLDLTQFSIQPKLNANETNYVIEQISRGTSEPTSASLENLAVNAVLTYSTTDRMTYREAKDQAKLTDINCSSPLGEILNSVIRLGPCEINWDYDVVGVILAAAYKTLMEEPTVLELSAPITIYGDIHGQYSDVWRWFHANGWPPDTRCLFLGDYVDRGRHSTEVLMFLLLLKIVLPKSVYLIRGNHEDPPVNKAYNFQSEVRTRFSRRLFKKLYRKIGKVFSAMPIACVINQQIMCFHGGLSPRINTIAEIAALRKPIVTNKRIDLHIDIMWSDPHVDVWGFGPNTFRDAAGVGVGYVFGPIQIRKFVKRNKLSLIVRGHQPPMSGYERIGKHLLTIFSTAGYRVKDDIGNMSASLVIGEDGEMNIVRIQIGEPLKLKRQRYKMEKGDRYRDCGKPKQKHSSTGDEYS; via the exons ATGCTATACTGCCTGCTGTTTTCTACCACCGTAGCAGCATCGGAAGTGCGCG GGAATACTTCTTGTTTTGATGGGAAAATATCCAGTGATGGTAGTGTCAGGACCGCT gagaaagaagcaaaattaTGGTGTTCAGTTATGGTTTCAGAAACTCACAATCTACCATTGTTCGAGCAGCGTGATTGCCCGTCAGCTGGATGTCATCTGTACTCAACTGACGATTTTTACTG CTGTTGTGACACGCATCTGTGCAACACACTCTCATTCTTCCATCTAAACAGGACTCGCAGCTATGCAAAACAATATATTGGCCATTTCGTTATACTTATAATCGTAATTGCTAAACTG CTAATACTCTTAATTATTAACTGTGGCCCTCCAGATCCTTTTGATAAGAATCCAAGATTTGAAGAACGAATACAT TTAGACCTCACTCAGTTCTCGATTCAACCGAAACTGAATGCAAACGAAACAAACTATGTGATCGAACAGATTTCCAGAGGAACATCGGAGCCAACATCTGCATCACTGGAAAACCTTGCCGTTAATGCA GTGCTTACTTACTCCACCACCGATCGCATGACATACCGAGAAGCAAAAGATCAAGCAAAACTGACGGATATCAACTGCTCTTCTCCTCTGGGAGAAATTCTCAACTCG gTCATCCGTCTCGGTCCCTGTGAAATTAACTGGGACTACGATGTGGTGGGCGTAATCCTTGCAGCTGCATATAAAACGCTCATGGAAGAACCAACTGTGCTTGAG CTATCGGCCCCAATTACAATCTATGGAGACATACACGGTCAATACAGTGATGTCTGGCGATGGTTTCACGCAAATGGTTGGCCTCCAGACACTCGATGTCTTTTTCTCGGAGATTACGTCGACAGAGGACGACATAGCACAGAG GTATTGATGTTCCTGCTACTTCTAAAAATAGTCCTGCCGAAATCCGTGTACCTCATTCGCGGAAACCATGAAGACCCACCCGTCAATAAA GCCTATAATTTCCAAAGTGAAGTGAGAACGCGATTCTCTAGACGTTTATTCAAAAAGTTATAcaggaaaataggaaaagttTTCAG TGCTATGCCGATCGCTTGCGTAATTAATCAACAGATAATGTGTTTTCATGGTGGATTATCCCCACGTATTAATACTATCGCCGAGATCGCAGCTTTACGAAAACCAATAGTAACTAACAAACGGATCGATCTACATATCGACATTATGTGGTCTGATCCACATGTCGACGTCTGGGGTTTTGGA CCGAACACTTTTCGTGATGCCGCTGGAGTCGGAGTTGGATATGTGTTTGGACCAATCCAGATAAGAAAGTTTGTAAAGAGAAACAAG CTATCGCTTATCGTTCGTGGACATCAACCACCAATGAGTGGTTATGAGCGTATAGGGAAGCACTTGTTGACGATATTTTCTACAGCAGGATATCGAGTTAAGGACGACATTGGAAACATGA GCGCTTCATTGGTTATCGGCGAAGATGGCGAAATGAACATCGTACGTATACAAATTGGCGAACCGTTGAAATTGAAACGACAGCGGTacaaaatggaaaag GGAGACAGATATCGGGACTGCGGAAAGCCAAAACAGAAGCACTCTTCAACAGGCGATGAATACAGTTGA
- a CDS encoding hypothetical protein (NECATOR_CHRV.G18132.T1): MQNTRKTERWPKIGDRLPLNLPYRPARQDPTHLALLSDSKRSLQHRTVLMIDYGRLDAAVLLSSWGSPSFHIIMAHQPVPSYAPSCFALPADAISTEDMCRTVEGAIEYRKKIERFRDCKEIVRDLYKKPPTAPNYTAQQLEAVYASMQNMKVYRHNEESTADIPPPFLSFDEAFQDYPSILRELKKQSFTAPSPIQAQLWPALLKGNDCIGVSETGSGKTLGFLLPAFLHIEAQHGLYETGEKKPCPSVLVLTPTRELAQQIDREVKKYSYNGYKSVCLYGGVARLDQMKVCRSGVEIVIATPGRLADLADEGVISLATVSYLVLDEADRMLDLGFEPSIRRILCEIRPDRIIALTSATWPENVRQLAKKYTKDAIMVVVGSLNLTACSAVKQYFEFWEGSQKFDRLREIVHYLLHMHGPRFKMIIFVKAKAMVDFISSELCKCGIPAQGMHGGRSQLDRENVFRELRLGQCQILVATDLVSRGIHIADITHVLNYDFPGDIEEYVHRVGRTGRAGRTGEAMTFISWCDRMHAARLIALLEESKQHVPPALRRLAARHAERVAKLGPLPPRRYRRNKQDDVLISY, encoded by the exons ATGCAAAACACAAGGAAGACAGAAAGATGGCCAAAAATTGGGGATCGTTTACCATTGAACCTACCGTACAGACCTGCGCGACAGGACCCCACTCATCTAGCTCTGCTGTCGGACTCAAAACGCTCACTACAGCACCGCACCGTGCTCATGATCGACTATGGGCGGCTGGATGCCGCAGTACTTCTTTCGTCATGGG GTAGTCCGAGCTTTCACATTATCATGGCACATCAACCAGTTCCTTCATATGCTCCGTCGTGTTTCGCACTTCCAGCCGATGCAATCAGCACAG AAGATATGTGCCGCACTGTTGAAGGGGCCATAGAGTACCGTAAGAAGATTGAACGTTTCCGAG acTGCAAGGAAATAGTGAGGGATCTCTACAAGAAGCCTCCCACCGCTCCAAACTATACAGCACAACAACTTGAAGCTGTATATGCCAGTATGCAGAATATGAAG GTCTACCGTCACAATGAGGAGTCGACTGCTGATATACCACCTCCTTTCTTGTCCTTTGATGAAGCATTCCAAGACTACC CATCCATTCTAAGAGAACTAAAGAAGCAGAGTTTCACAGCTCCGTCACCGATACAAGCACAGCTCTGGCCAGCActtcttaaaggcaac GACTGCATTGGTGTTTCTGAAACTGGATCAGGAAAAACTTTGGGGTTTCTCTTGCCTGCCTTCCTGCACATTGAAGCTCAGCATGG GCTCTACGAAACTGGAGAAAAGAAGCCATGCCCTTCCGTTCTAGTTCTTACGCCGACACGAGAATTGGCTCAACAAATTGACCGTGAGGTTAAGAAATATTCATACAATGGTTATAAAAG TGTTTGTTTATATGGTGGAGTCGCGCGTCTCGACCAGATGAAAGTGTGCCGAAGCGGAGTGGAAATAG TGATCGCAACTCCTGGCAGACTCGCGGACTTGGCCGACGAAGGTGTTATTTCGCTAGCTACTGTCTCCTATTTGGTACTGGATGAGGCAGACCGCATGCTTGATCTCGGCTTCGAGCCGTCTATTCGTCGAATTTTGTGCGAAATACGACCAGATCGTATTATTGCCCTTACTAG CGCAACTTGGCCTGAAAACGTTAGGCAACTAGCCAAGAAGTATACAAAGGATGCGATAATGGTTGTTGTTGGAAGCTTGAATCTTACT GCCTGCTCAGCTGTGAAACAGTATTTCGAATTTTGGGAGGGAAGCCAGAAGTTCGACCGATTACGTGAAATTGTTCATTACTTACTACATATGCATGGGCCTCGATTTAAAATGATCATTTTTGTGAAAGCGAAAGCTAT GGTTGATTTTATCTCATCTGAATTGTGCAAGTGCGGTATTCCTGCCCAGGGGATGCATGGTGGAAGGTCTCAACTAGACCGAGAAAATGTCTTCCGGGAATTACGCTTAGGACAG TGCCAAATTTTGGTGGCCACGGATTTGGTGAGCCGAGGCATCCACATAGCCGATATCAC GCATGTGTTGAATTATGATTTTCCTGGCGATATCGAGGAGTACGTCCACAGAGTCGGTAGAACTGGCAGGGCTGG GCGGACTGGAGAAGCGATGACATTCATTAGTTGGTGTGATCGAATGCATGCAGCACGACTAATTGCTCTCCTCGAAGAGAGTAAACAG CACGTGCCACCTGCACTGCGACGACTGGCTGCACGACACGCCGAAAGAGTGGCCAAATTGGGACCATTACCTCCAAGGAGGTATCGTCGAAACAAACAAGATGATGTCCTCATTTCTTACTGA
- a CDS encoding hypothetical protein (NECATOR_CHRV.G18131.T1), with protein sequence MIKEHLLSATKEDGSVDDDFILENSLSQGDGHIEEDPNVDYEMLLKGLRACAERASKPRTTSLDRTSKTSKELLERRRDLRLVLNASHTERQKKILEAAQRRASLKKCRRDLHGYNISTGLLQIGFSRHNYELLVPDFISADFLRAGDHSLHVILAAHMTSYLGKKGYQTSERDRERFLYIGKIPGRRLELPSDMLGGWMKFALKNKLDSVKSLAAWTTSRLFRDS encoded by the exons ATGATAAAGGAGCAtttgctatcggcaacgaaggaggaTGGAAGCGTGGACGATGATTTCATACTCGAgaactccttgtcccaaggtgacggGCACATCgaagaggacccaaacgtggactacgagatgctgctcaaaggattacgagcctgtgccgaacgtgcctcgaagccgcgcacgacaagtTTGGATCGAACTTCGAAGACCagcaaggaattgttggaaagaagaagggattTGAGGCTTGTTCTGAATGCATCGCACactgagcg gcagaagaagatcctagaagcagcacaaaggaGAGcaagtctaaagaagtgccgcagggatctccacGGCTATAATATTTCGACGGGACTC CTACAAATCGGATTCTCCCGTCATAACTACGAGTTACTGgtacctgattttatatcagcagactttcttcgggctggtgatcattcacttcatgtaatcttagcggCGCACATGACGTCTTACCTTGGGAAGAAAGGATACCAGACCAGTGAAAGAGATCGCGAACGGTTCTTATATATTGGAAAGATACCGGGAAGACGTttggaactaccgtccgatatgcttg GAGGCTGGATGAAGTTCGCCCTCaaaaacaagctggattccgttaAGAGTTtggctgcttggaccacatccagactgTTTCGAGATTCATAG